The DNA region TGCGTCGAGTTGCTCGTTGCCGGCCCGGAAGTCCTCGACCTGCCGGTCCACGCCCAGCTCGTCGAGTCCCGGGATCGGGTTGCCGTACGGCGACTCCGACGGCGCGTTCAGCAGATCGACGAGACGGCGCTCGACGTCCTCGGAGATGACATGCTCCCAACGACAGGCCTCATCGTGGACGAGCTCCCAGTCCAGGCCGATGACGTCGATCAGCAACCGCTCAGCCAGCCGGTGCTTGCGCATCACCCGAGTCGCCCGGGCTCGTCCCTCCTGGGTCAACTCGAGATGCCGATCACCCTGCACCCGGACCAGGTTGTCCCGCTCCATCCGGGCCACGGTCTGCGACACCGTCGGACCACTCTGATGCAGCCGCTCGGCGATCCGGGCGCGCAGCGGGACGATGCCTTCCTCCTCCAGCTCGAAGATCGTCCGCAGATACATCTCGGTCGTGTCGATCAGATCGCTCACGCTGTCGTCTTCCCTTCGTACCGCCGTCGGCTCCCGTGCAAGGGTAGAACATGGCACCCAGTGCCGATACCGCTGTGCGAAACTCCCGGTTCAGGCCGACCCTGCCAGCAAGGTCAACAGCCTGGCCGCCTCATCGGCGACCTTGTCCCGGGCCGGCCCGAGATACTTGCGCGGATCCACCAGCCGCGGCTGGCCGGCGAGCGTGTCGCGGACCGAACGGGTCAGCGTGACGTTCAGATGCGTACCGATATTGATCTTGGTCAGACCCGCCTGGACGGCCCGGACGAGCTCGGCATCGGGCACGCCGGAGGAGCCGTGCAGGACCAGGGGCACGTCGACCACAGCCGCCAGCTGAGCGGCCAGCTCCAGGTCCAGCGTCGTGGTGCGCTCGACCTGAGCATGCGAGCTGCCGACCGCAACGGCCAGGGCGTCGACCCCGGTGTCGTTCACGAAGGTCACCGCCTCGTCCGGCTTCGTCCGAGCCGTGACCGCGTGTACGCCGTCCTTGCCGCCGACCTCGCCGAGCTCGGCCTCCACCTGGATGCCGTGTTTGTGACAATGCCGGACCACATCGGCGGTGATCGCCACGTTCTCGTCGTACGGTCGGCGCGAGCCGTCGAACATCACCGAAGTGGCGCCCAACGTCACGCCGGCCCGCACCAGATCGACATCAGTGACATGATCCAGATGCACCACCGCGGGGATATCCGCGTTGCGGGCCAGCGCGACCGTCGCGGTCAGAATCGGCTCCAGACTGCGGTGATAGAGCACCGCGTTCTCCGAGACCTGCAAGATCACCGGCAGTCTCGCCGTCTCGGCTCCCCAGATCAGCGCCTCGGCATGTTCCAGGCAGATGACGTTGAACGCACCCACTCCGCGGCCCTCGTCGATCGCCGGATCAAGGACCTCACGTAGTCCTGCCAGCATGGCTCGAAACCTCCTCATCTGCTCGCGGCACGACCCAGGAACCGCCCTGCATCACGCGCAGCAGTTGCCCATGATCGTCCACGACGCACAGATCGGCGCGGCAACCGGGGGCCAGTTCACCGACCGCGTCGAGCCCGTGCCAGCGGGCCGGCGTGGTCGCCGCCATGGCCGCGACCTGCTCGATCGAGTAGCCCCAGCCCACCATCCGCTCGAACGCCGCGGCCATCGTCAAGGTGGAGCCGGCGATCGAGCCGGGCGTACCGCCCGGGGTCACCAGCCGGGCCTGGCCGCCCCGGACCGCGACCCGCAGCTCGCCCAGCGCGAAGTCGCCGTCCGGCATGCCGGCGGCCGCCATCGCATCGGTGACCAGCGCTACCCGGTCCACGCCGGCCGCCGCGACCGCCAGCTCGATCACCTGCGGATGCAGATGGAAGCCGTCGGCGATCAGCTCGATCTCGCACCGGTCATCGGCGAGGAGTCGAGGGATCGGCCCGGGCTCGCGATGGTGGATCGACGGCATCGCGTTGAACAGGTGCGTGACCACGGTCGCCCCGGCGTCCAGGGCGGCGGCAGCGGTCGCGTCGTCGGCGTCGGTGTGCCCGATCGCGACCACGATCCCCGCATCGGCCAGGTCTCGCACCGAGGCCAGCCCGCCGGGCAGCTCTGGAGCGAGGGTGACCATGGTGACCGCACCCTGGGACCGCTCGACCAGCCCCATGACCACCGCCGGCTCCGGATCTCGCAGCAGGTCCGGATCGTGCGCGCCCTTGCGTCGCGCCGACAGGAACGGCCCCTCCAGGTGAATGCCCGCGAACTCACCGGCCTCCACCAGCGGCTGGAGCACCGCGATCTGTGCGGCCAGCATGTCCAACTCGGCGGTCACCAGGCTGGCGATCGCCGTTGTCGTGCCGTGCTCTCGATGGAACTGCCGGGCTCGCCGGGCCTCGTCGGGGTCGGTCGTCGCGTA from Microlunatus phosphovorus NM-1 includes:
- a CDS encoding metal-dependent transcriptional regulator yields the protein MSDLIDTTEMYLRTIFELEEEGIVPLRARIAERLHQSGPTVSQTVARMERDNLVRVQGDRHLELTQEGRARATRVMRKHRLAERLLIDVIGLDWELVHDEACRWEHVISEDVERRLVDLLNAPSESPYGNPIPGLDELGVDRQVEDFRAGNEQLDALVHQSGDGAVSVVIHRMSEEIQKDVELMGTLRQAGIQPGVEVEAEAGGLGVRLTPAGAPGCELDREAASHLFVSRV
- a CDS encoding class II fructose-bisphosphate aldolase, with protein sequence MLAGLREVLDPAIDEGRGVGAFNVICLEHAEALIWGAETARLPVILQVSENAVLYHRSLEPILTATVALARNADIPAVVHLDHVTDVDLVRAGVTLGATSVMFDGSRRPYDENVAITADVVRHCHKHGIQVEAELGEVGGKDGVHAVTARTKPDEAVTFVNDTGVDALAVAVGSSHAQVERTTTLDLELAAQLAAVVDVPLVLHGSSGVPDAELVRAVQAGLTKINIGTHLNVTLTRSVRDTLAGQPRLVDPRKYLGPARDKVADEAARLLTLLAGSA
- the nagA gene encoding N-acetylglucosamine-6-phosphate deacetylase gives rise to the protein MSEHATRIRCRQLVTAAHGVLDGAVLVIADGEVIGIESADSHPATFRVTEEIDGWVVPGFVDTHGHGGGGATYATTDPDEARRARQFHREHGTTTAIASLVTAELDMLAAQIAVLQPLVEAGEFAGIHLEGPFLSARRKGAHDPDLLRDPEPAVVMGLVERSQGAVTMVTLAPELPGGLASVRDLADAGIVVAIGHTDADDATAAAALDAGATVVTHLFNAMPSIHHREPGPIPRLLADDRCEIELIADGFHLHPQVIELAVAAAGVDRVALVTDAMAAAGMPDGDFALGELRVAVRGGQARLVTPGGTPGSIAGSTLTMAAAFERMVGWGYSIEQVAAMAATTPARWHGLDAVGELAPGCRADLCVVDDHGQLLRVMQGGSWVVPRADEEVSSHAGRTT